A genomic segment from Deltaproteobacteria bacterium encodes:
- a CDS encoding glutamate racemase, producing the protein MVLLKLGIFDSGIGGLTVYRAIRDGIHGVPIHYLGDTARVPYGTKSAETVVRYSRQIASHLVDSGADTIVVACNTATAYALEPLRDFLTVPVFGVIEPGARAAVRTTRNGIVGVIGTRGTVLSGAYQQAISALDKSVKITAVSCPLFVPLVEEGWLDEEVTYRIAGRYLKPLLEKDVDTLVLGCTHYPLLKEVISRVMGKGVTLIDSARETALDVSSHTAQSPPTPVKKNQPDHFEVTDSPSRFTEVGKIFLGRELQDVSLVALEH; encoded by the coding sequence ATTGTTTTGCTTAAACTCGGTATCTTCGATTCCGGCATAGGGGGGCTGACCGTATACCGGGCCATCAGGGATGGTATCCACGGTGTGCCCATCCATTACCTCGGCGATACGGCGCGTGTTCCCTACGGGACAAAATCAGCCGAAACGGTGGTCCGCTACAGCCGGCAGATTGCCTCGCACCTGGTGGATTCCGGCGCCGACACAATAGTGGTCGCGTGCAACACGGCCACGGCCTACGCACTGGAACCTCTTCGCGATTTTCTCACCGTCCCTGTGTTCGGCGTTATCGAACCGGGGGCCAGGGCCGCGGTCCGGACAACCCGAAACGGGATTGTCGGGGTCATAGGCACCCGGGGAACCGTCCTGTCGGGCGCCTATCAGCAGGCTATTTCGGCCCTGGACAAATCCGTGAAGATCACTGCCGTCTCCTGCCCGCTTTTCGTTCCCCTTGTGGAGGAGGGCTGGCTCGATGAAGAGGTGACTTACCGGATCGCCGGGCGCTACCTTAAACCCCTTCTGGAAAAGGATGTGGACACACTCGTCCTCGGGTGTACCCATTACCCTCTTTTAAAGGAGGTAATCTCCAGGGTTATGGGGAAGGGGGTCACCCTTATCGATTCGGCTCGGGAAACCGCGCTGGACGTGAGCAGCCACACGGCGCAAAGTCCGCCGACTCCTGTGAAAAAGAATCAACCGGACCATTTTGAGGTGACCGACTCGCCTTCGCGCTTCACCGAAGTGGGGAAGATCTTTCTGGGAAGGGAGCTTCAGGATGTTTCCCTGGTTGCCCTCGAGCACTGA
- a CDS encoding RDD family protein gives MSRTNFCSNCGAMDYGTPNCPICQAPMSRAGDRPTIPEIQIDPIVTTPSVRLAGFFRRFFALFTDYLILGILSDLISMSYHAGAGSSFRMMRINLFFGVSSVLALIYFTVLIGESGQTLGKKLFGVRVIRTDGTPVSYGRALGRALGYYLSSLFFSMGFIWAAFDRRNQTWHDKLVDTLVIRT, from the coding sequence ATGTCGAGAACAAACTTCTGCTCCAACTGCGGCGCCATGGATTACGGAACCCCGAATTGCCCAATATGTCAGGCACCCATGAGCCGTGCAGGCGATCGGCCGACTATTCCCGAGATACAGATCGACCCCATAGTTACTACACCCTCTGTCCGGCTGGCGGGCTTTTTCAGGCGTTTTTTCGCACTGTTCACCGACTACCTCATCCTCGGCATCCTGAGCGATCTCATCAGCATGTCCTACCACGCCGGGGCCGGAAGTTCTTTCCGCATGATGAGGATCAACCTGTTTTTCGGAGTCTCCTCGGTTCTGGCCCTCATCTATTTTACCGTCCTCATCGGTGAGTCCGGCCAGACACTGGGGAAAAAGCTCTTCGGGGTTCGGGTTATCCGAACCGACGGCACACCCGTATCCTACGGCAGGGCGCTGGGAAGAGCCCTTGGCTACTACCTCTCATCTCTCTTCTTCTCCATGGGTTTCATATGGGCGGCTTTCGACCGGAGAAATCAGACCTGGCACGACAAGCTGGTGGATACACTGGTCATCCGGACGTGA
- a CDS encoding endonuclease III domain-containing protein produces the protein MGGFRPEKSDLARQAGGYTGHPDVTKASTPKDVYQALLDAYGPRNWWPADTPFEVMLGAILTQNTAWNNVERAIVSLKAVAPLEPERVLNLDEETLQDAIRPSGYFRQKERRLRLLCRYIMEKYDGDIAGMERVDTEALRGELLGLNGIGPETADSILLYALNRPVFVVDSYTVRLMDRLGLLEGSGGYNEVQNLFTESLEPDTAMYNEYHALIVIHGKERCRKRAPLCEGCPLGSVCQARP, from the coding sequence ATGGGCGGCTTTCGACCGGAGAAATCAGACCTGGCACGACAAGCTGGTGGATACACTGGTCATCCGGACGTGACGAAAGCTTCGACCCCAAAGGACGTCTATCAGGCGTTGCTCGATGCCTACGGACCCAGGAACTGGTGGCCGGCGGATACCCCCTTCGAGGTCATGCTGGGGGCCATCCTGACCCAGAATACAGCCTGGAACAATGTCGAGCGGGCTATTGTCTCCCTGAAGGCAGTCGCCCCCCTGGAACCGGAACGGGTCCTCAATCTGGACGAGGAGACGCTTCAGGACGCTATCAGGCCTTCCGGGTATTTTCGGCAGAAAGAACGCAGGCTCCGGCTTTTATGTCGATATATTATGGAAAAATATGACGGCGATATTGCCGGAATGGAGAGGGTGGATACGGAGGCGCTGCGCGGGGAGCTTCTCGGGCTTAACGGGATCGGGCCCGAAACGGCCGATTCCATCCTTCTTTACGCGCTCAACAGGCCGGTCTTCGTTGTCGACTCCTATACCGTGAGGCTCATGGACCGGCTGGGCCTTCTGGAGGGTTCGGGCGGATACAACGAGGTCCAGAATCTTTTCACCGAATCCCTGGAACCTGACACGGCCATGTATAACGAGTACCACGCCCTCATCGTCATTCACGGGAAGGAAAGGTGCAGAAAGAGGGCGCCTCTGTGTGAGGGATGTCCCTTGGGGAGTGTGTGTCAAGCACGTCCCTGA
- the rph gene encoding ribonuclease PH, whose translation MIRPDGRKPDKIREIKLTRPYQKYAEGSVLIEMGDTRVVCSASVDTRVPPWLKGTGRGWVTAEYAMLPRSTQNRLSRQTINKTAGRTFEIQRLIGRAMRAVVDTAALGERTIYLDCDVIQADGGTRTAAINGAFIALVDAIRKLKEAKRIKRIPIEDYLAAVSVGIVDQNTLLDLCYTEDSQADVDMTLVMTASGRLVEVQAGGEGTTFSKDGLNDLIAVGARGIKKIIKWQKEILGELR comes from the coding sequence CTGATAAGGCCTGACGGGCGGAAACCGGATAAGATAAGGGAAATAAAACTGACCAGGCCGTACCAGAAGTACGCCGAGGGCAGTGTGCTCATAGAGATGGGCGACACCCGTGTGGTATGCAGCGCGTCCGTGGATACGCGCGTGCCGCCGTGGCTCAAGGGTACCGGGCGAGGATGGGTTACGGCGGAGTATGCCATGCTACCGCGTTCCACCCAGAACCGTCTCAGCCGGCAGACCATCAACAAGACCGCCGGCAGGACATTCGAGATCCAGAGGCTCATTGGAAGGGCCATGAGGGCGGTGGTGGACACGGCAGCCCTTGGAGAACGCACCATCTATCTCGACTGCGACGTCATACAGGCCGACGGTGGAACCCGGACCGCGGCCATCAACGGAGCGTTTATAGCGCTGGTCGACGCCATCCGTAAACTCAAGGAAGCTAAACGGATCAAAAGGATACCCATAGAGGATTACCTGGCAGCCGTCAGTGTGGGCATCGTGGATCAAAACACCCTGCTGGACCTGTGCTACACCGAGGATTCCCAGGCTGATGTGGACATGACCCTGGTCATGACCGCCTCCGGCCGTCTGGTGGAGGTGCAGGCCGGCGGCGAGGGGACCACCTTCTCCAAAGACGGCCTCAATGACCTCATCGCCGTCGGAGCCAGGGGAATCAAGAAAATCATAAAGTGGCAAAAGGAAATCCTTGGGGAACTCAGATAA
- a CDS encoding ATP-binding cassette domain-containing protein: MDIVLKATDLTKRFGSFTAVDRISFSVAAGECFGFLGPNGAGKTTIMRMITNHLPVTEGSLAVLGMEVGDHAREVKGRIGVVPQENNLDTDLKVMENLQIYSRYHGIPKKEAKNRALKMLEFFQLEEYAQSPITQLSGGMQRRLLIARGLINNPEVLILDEPTTGLDPQARHMIWQKLRALQGQGVTLILTTNNMDEAERLCSRLVIIDHGKIHIEGSPKELIEKYAGREVLEIRLLDGEDKDECLRSIGGKGLAGVDVECSPDTLYLYTSDAAALMGRLTFGPERTILQRRATLEDVFLRMTGRELRE, translated from the coding sequence ATGGATATTGTTCTTAAAGCCACAGATCTGACCAAGCGTTTCGGGTCCTTCACCGCTGTGGATCGGATCTCCTTTTCCGTCGCGGCCGGGGAGTGCTTCGGGTTCCTCGGCCCGAACGGCGCCGGAAAAACCACCATCATGCGTATGATCACCAACCACCTGCCGGTTACTGAAGGGTCCCTGGCCGTCCTGGGCATGGAGGTGGGAGACCACGCCAGAGAGGTCAAGGGGCGTATCGGCGTGGTGCCCCAGGAGAACAACCTCGACACCGACCTTAAGGTAATGGAAAACCTCCAGATCTACTCCCGCTACCACGGCATTCCTAAAAAAGAGGCAAAAAACCGTGCGCTGAAGATGCTGGAATTTTTCCAACTCGAGGAGTATGCCCAAAGTCCCATTACACAGCTTTCCGGCGGGATGCAGCGGCGGCTGCTCATAGCCAGGGGGCTCATCAACAACCCCGAGGTTCTGATCCTCGACGAACCGACGACGGGCCTCGATCCCCAGGCCCGGCACATGATCTGGCAGAAGCTGCGCGCCCTTCAGGGCCAGGGAGTGACCCTCATCCTGACTACCAACAACATGGACGAGGCCGAGCGTCTGTGCTCCCGGCTGGTGATCATCGACCACGGGAAGATACACATCGAGGGATCACCGAAGGAACTTATTGAAAAATACGCCGGCAGGGAGGTCCTTGAGATCAGGCTCCTGGACGGGGAAGACAAGGATGAGTGTCTCAGATCCATCGGGGGGAAGGGCCTTGCCGGGGTCGATGTGGAGTGCTCCCCCGATACGCTTTACCTTTACACGTCGGACGCGGCCGCCCTCATGGGCCGGCTTACCTTCGGACCGGAGAGAACCATTCTCCAGCGCCGTGCCACTTTGGAGGACGTATTTCTCCGCATGACCGGAAGGGAACTCAGGGAATGA
- a CDS encoding 50S ribosomal protein L11 methyltransferase — protein MGAEFWRKIVIVVPKDSGDAVSDFLTGLTGRGVIVEDAGGVVGITAYLPGDNSGEAIPLLRQYLDELAAMGALPDEIPMEVTREPEEDWMETFRSQHSRVAISDRIAVRPTWCAPENGKEIVLDPGLAFGTGSHATTRMCLTLMDRHIGSSPPSRLLDVGTGTGILAIAAAFLGIGEVLAVDVDPVSVRVARENTKANGVEKSVTVVEGSIEKASGAYDMITANLYSSLLTGLADPLCKVLAPGGILIASGMMEDEKETVIDAFFAAGLNCDDILSEDIWVAGLFTGLPQG, from the coding sequence ATGGGCGCTGAATTCTGGAGGAAAATCGTCATTGTGGTCCCAAAAGATTCCGGGGACGCTGTTTCCGATTTTCTGACCGGATTGACCGGCCGCGGGGTCATCGTGGAGGATGCCGGAGGCGTCGTCGGCATAACGGCCTATCTGCCCGGAGACAACAGCGGGGAGGCTATTCCCCTTCTTCGGCAATATCTCGACGAACTGGCCGCAATGGGCGCCCTTCCGGACGAGATTCCAATGGAGGTCACCCGGGAGCCGGAGGAAGACTGGATGGAGACCTTCCGATCCCAGCACTCCAGGGTGGCCATCTCGGACCGTATTGCCGTGAGACCGACGTGGTGTGCTCCCGAGAACGGAAAAGAGATCGTTCTGGATCCGGGGTTGGCGTTTGGCACGGGAAGCCACGCGACCACACGCATGTGCCTTACGCTCATGGACCGCCACATCGGGTCTTCACCTCCGTCAAGGCTGTTGGATGTGGGTACCGGAACGGGCATCCTGGCCATCGCCGCGGCATTTCTCGGGATTGGTGAGGTCCTTGCCGTGGACGTTGATCCCGTATCCGTCCGGGTGGCCCGGGAAAATACCAAAGCCAACGGGGTAGAAAAGTCGGTCACGGTTGTTGAGGGCAGCATCGAAAAGGCATCCGGCGCCTATGACATGATCACCGCCAACCTGTACTCATCGCTCCTGACCGGCCTGGCAGACCCTCTTTGCAAAGTGTTGGCTCCGGGAGGAATTCTCATCGCATCGGGCATGATGGAAGACGAGAAAGAGACGGTAATAGACGCTTTTTTCGCGGCCGGTCTGAACTGCGATGATATTCTCTCCGAGGATATCTGGGTCGCGGGCCTGTTTACGGGTCTCCCACAAGGTTAA
- a CDS encoding GerMN domain-containing protein — protein MRKGLIIFGVILAFVAAGMAGIGVYRSWKHDRSGIAVSQRPGKAAEGEAKVIDLYFSDADDRRLAIEPREIGGRSIEEKVRQAMEALIAGPQKKNLSPTIPKGTKIRGIYYKEATAFVDFTSAISNNHPGGSWTELLTIYSIVNTITENFPEVKKVQILIEGREPETLAGHVDISRPLPGRVQLLAGEW, from the coding sequence ATGAGGAAAGGTCTCATCATATTCGGAGTTATCCTGGCCTTCGTTGCCGCCGGTATGGCCGGGATCGGCGTCTACCGTTCATGGAAGCACGACAGATCGGGGATCGCCGTCAGCCAAAGGCCCGGGAAGGCCGCGGAGGGGGAGGCGAAGGTAATCGATCTGTACTTCTCCGACGCCGACGACCGGCGCCTTGCCATCGAGCCCAGGGAAATCGGGGGTCGTTCCATCGAGGAAAAGGTCAGGCAGGCCATGGAAGCCCTGATAGCCGGACCTCAAAAGAAGAACCTTTCACCGACCATACCCAAAGGGACAAAAATCCGCGGGATCTATTACAAGGAGGCCACGGCTTTTGTGGATTTCACTTCCGCCATCTCGAATAATCATCCGGGTGGATCATGGACGGAGCTTCTCACCATCTATTCCATCGTCAACACCATCACCGAGAACTTCCCCGAGGTAAAAAAGGTCCAGATCCTCATCGAGGGGCGGGAACCCGAAACGCTCGCCGGCCACGTGGACATAAGCAGACCTCTCCCCGGGCGGGTTCAACTTCTGGCGGGGGAGTGGTAG
- a CDS encoding PBP1A family penicillin-binding protein — protein MKIRKIPTSRQKKRRRLRTILKALAGMFLAGVLFIAAVFFYFSLKLPRLESINDYKPALPTIMYDRDGNEAHRFFTENRELISIDQVPRVVINAVLAIEDSNYYHHNGLDYGGIFRAFIKNLRAGHVVQGGSTITQQVAKSLLLTNEKKYSRKIKEAILAMRMSKRFTKDEILEIYLNQSYFGSGSYGIEMAALNYFGKHVWELTLPETALLAGLPKAPSAYDPTRNPERAMARRNQVLSRMREVGDITAAEMSEAQAAPLGLHPKRPVKDDPAAYFSEEVRRYIYDKYGEDALYRGGLKVYTTMDSALQADAQAAVRKGLKNLDKRQGYRGPLEFISAEDFGDAIEKIRVENGLGDVASGTAGEIPWGPDHMAKALVVRVDKDGAQIDLGGALGYIPLKQMKWARKPDPEVEYTRAVLKRADDALSVGSLIQVRYLGKKNNENAPLFALEQDPAAQGALVSMDAPTGQILALVGGYDFSKSEFNRATQARRQPGSAFKPIVYSAAMDNGFTPSSIIMDSPIIYNDPSVDLKWKPSNYEEKFYGPTTLRTGIIKSRNVVTIKLVQKLGVQVVIQYAKRFGLDKDLPEDLSLALGSLGVTPVELTSAYTVFANLGLHSSPWFVMKVVDRDGNVLEQGGPELVRSLSEDTSYVMQNLLRGVVQSGTGWRAKAIKRPTGGKTGTTNDMIDAWYMGFTPRIVTGVWVGFDEDAPLGVNETGSRAAAPIWVDFMQKALEGRPVLPFPPPPPGIEMVKVEPKSGLLAGPGVEKFIYEGFKIGTAPKEYAKVRRANGAGSNVKTYTPGYMPPSDLPGLLPRDF, from the coding sequence TTGAAGATTCGAAAAATTCCCACAAGTCGGCAAAAGAAAAGAAGGCGCTTAAGAACGATTCTGAAGGCACTGGCGGGCATGTTTCTGGCCGGCGTTCTGTTCATCGCGGCGGTTTTTTTCTATTTCAGCCTTAAGCTGCCCCGGCTCGAGAGTATTAACGATTACAAACCCGCATTGCCCACGATCATGTACGATCGCGACGGCAACGAGGCCCACCGTTTCTTTACGGAAAACCGGGAGCTTATCTCTATAGACCAGGTGCCCAGGGTGGTCATCAACGCCGTGCTCGCCATCGAGGATTCCAACTACTATCACCACAACGGCCTTGACTACGGGGGCATTTTCCGGGCCTTCATAAAAAACCTGCGGGCAGGACACGTGGTTCAGGGCGGAAGCACCATTACCCAGCAGGTGGCCAAATCCCTCCTCCTGACCAACGAAAAGAAGTACTCGCGAAAAATAAAGGAAGCGATTCTCGCCATGCGGATGAGCAAGCGCTTCACCAAGGATGAGATCCTGGAGATCTATCTGAACCAGAGTTATTTCGGTTCCGGCAGCTACGGTATCGAGATGGCGGCGCTCAATTATTTCGGAAAACATGTCTGGGAGCTGACCCTCCCTGAGACTGCCCTTCTTGCCGGTCTCCCAAAGGCGCCCAGCGCGTACGACCCGACCAGGAACCCTGAAAGGGCGATGGCCAGGCGAAACCAGGTCCTCAGCAGGATGAGGGAGGTAGGCGATATAACCGCCGCGGAAATGTCCGAAGCCCAGGCGGCCCCTCTCGGCCTTCACCCCAAACGTCCGGTCAAGGACGATCCCGCCGCCTACTTCAGTGAGGAGGTCAGGCGCTACATCTACGATAAGTACGGGGAGGATGCCCTCTACCGGGGTGGATTGAAGGTCTACACCACAATGGACAGCGCGCTTCAGGCCGACGCCCAGGCCGCTGTGCGAAAGGGCCTGAAAAACCTTGACAAACGACAGGGCTATCGGGGGCCGTTGGAATTTATCAGCGCTGAGGATTTTGGCGACGCCATCGAGAAGATCCGGGTTGAGAATGGACTCGGTGACGTTGCGTCGGGCACGGCGGGCGAGATTCCATGGGGACCGGATCACATGGCCAAAGCCCTGGTTGTGAGGGTCGACAAGGATGGGGCGCAGATCGATCTTGGGGGGGCCTTGGGATATATTCCTCTCAAACAGATGAAGTGGGCGAGAAAACCGGACCCCGAGGTTGAATACACCCGGGCTGTCCTGAAAAGGGCCGATGATGCCCTGAGCGTGGGATCCCTTATCCAGGTCCGCTACCTTGGAAAAAAGAACAATGAGAACGCGCCCCTGTTTGCTCTTGAGCAGGACCCGGCTGCCCAGGGAGCGCTTGTTTCCATGGACGCTCCCACCGGCCAGATCCTGGCCCTGGTAGGAGGGTATGATTTTTCAAAGAGTGAGTTCAACCGTGCGACACAGGCCCGGCGGCAGCCCGGATCCGCCTTCAAACCCATCGTATACAGTGCGGCAATGGACAATGGGTTTACCCCCTCCTCCATCATCATGGATTCACCCATCATCTACAACGACCCGTCGGTCGACCTGAAGTGGAAACCTTCCAATTACGAGGAAAAGTTCTACGGCCCGACGACGCTGCGCACCGGCATCATCAAGTCCCGGAATGTTGTCACAATCAAACTGGTCCAGAAGCTCGGTGTCCAGGTCGTGATACAGTATGCGAAGCGCTTTGGACTGGACAAGGACTTACCTGAAGATCTTTCCCTTGCCTTGGGGTCCCTTGGCGTCACCCCCGTTGAATTGACTTCCGCCTACACCGTTTTTGCCAACCTGGGGCTTCATTCCTCACCGTGGTTCGTGATGAAGGTGGTGGACCGGGACGGAAACGTCCTGGAACAGGGCGGACCCGAACTTGTCCGTTCCCTGTCCGAGGACACGTCCTATGTTATGCAGAATCTTCTGCGCGGGGTCGTCCAGTCAGGCACCGGCTGGCGGGCCAAGGCTATCAAACGCCCCACGGGAGGCAAGACAGGCACCACAAACGACATGATAGATGCCTGGTATATGGGCTTTACCCCACGCATAGTTACCGGGGTCTGGGTCGGATTCGATGAAGATGCTCCCCTTGGTGTAAACGAAACGGGGTCCAGGGCCGCGGCCCCCATTTGGGTGGACTTTATGCAAAAGGCTCTGGAAGGCCGGCCGGTTCTCCCGTTTCCGCCGCCGCCGCCCGGTATCGAGATGGTCAAGGTTGAACCCAAGTCAGGGCTCCTGGCCGGTCCGGGTGTGGAGAAGTTCATCTATGAGGGATTCAAGATCGGGACGGCTCCAAAGGAGTATGCAAAGGTCCGCAGAGCTAACGGGGCCGGGTCAAACGTCAAGACCTACACACCGGGATATATGCCTCCATCCGACCTTCCGGGCCTTCTGCCGCGGGATTTTTGA
- a CDS encoding 16S rRNA (uracil(1498)-N(3))-methyltransferase has translation MSSGSFYIEPKSVTGNTAVLKGEDLRHARLALRLSKGDRVRLYDGLGGIYHAVFQSVSQTVGVLEITAREVEPEPSLDLAVAMGIVRGERFEWAIEKGTELGASTFIPLITERVEDKALRTPWNRKDRLTRIIASTCKQCERARFPLLREPIPLEALNPDGYDLAVAFWESREAPNIAETVESGLHPRSCLMVVGPVGGFTADEARMMEEKGFILAGMGARVLRTETAVTAGAAIIQYLWGDMGDRVKR, from the coding sequence ATGTCCTCCGGATCATTTTACATCGAACCCAAAAGTGTTACCGGGAATACCGCCGTTCTGAAGGGTGAGGACCTGCGACACGCACGCCTCGCTCTTCGCCTCAGCAAGGGTGACCGGGTCCGGCTATACGACGGCCTTGGGGGAATCTACCATGCGGTTTTCCAGTCCGTCTCCCAGACGGTGGGGGTTCTGGAAATCACGGCCCGGGAGGTTGAACCGGAGCCGTCTTTGGACCTTGCTGTCGCAATGGGCATCGTCAGGGGCGAACGGTTCGAGTGGGCCATTGAGAAAGGCACTGAACTGGGGGCCTCGACGTTCATACCCCTGATCACCGAGAGAGTGGAAGACAAGGCCCTCCGTACTCCATGGAATCGAAAGGACAGATTGACGAGAATTATCGCCTCGACCTGTAAACAATGCGAGAGAGCTCGATTCCCCCTGCTGCGGGAACCGATCCCTTTGGAGGCATTAAACCCCGACGGGTATGATCTGGCTGTCGCCTTCTGGGAATCGAGGGAGGCGCCCAACATTGCAGAGACGGTGGAAAGCGGGCTTCATCCCCGATCCTGCCTGATGGTCGTAGGACCGGTGGGTGGATTTACCGCCGATGAGGCGCGCATGATGGAAGAAAAGGGCTTCATCCTCGCCGGAATGGGCGCCCGGGTTCTTAGAACCGAGACAGCCGTGACCGCCGGCGCGGCAATTATTCAGTACCTGTGGGGAGATATGGGAGACAGGGTCAAAAGATAA
- a CDS encoding XTP/dITP diphosphatase, with product MKLVIASRNEGKIAEIRAMLAGTGLDILSLDDFPGRPPEVVEDGDTFTANARKKALAVAAWSGVFALADDSGLVVDALDGRPGVQSARFAGEDGNTEANNALLLDMMKGVPEGSRTAHFQCVMSLAAPDGRTWETDGRVDGEITGGMAGAGGFGYDPLFFYPPAGKTFAEMDPGEKNSVSHRAAALRKMAKLIPFLP from the coding sequence ATGAAGTTGGTTATCGCGTCGCGAAACGAGGGCAAAATCGCCGAGATCAGGGCCATGCTGGCCGGGACCGGACTGGATATCCTCTCATTGGACGATTTCCCGGGCCGCCCGCCGGAGGTGGTCGAGGATGGGGACACATTCACGGCGAACGCCAGAAAAAAGGCCCTTGCCGTAGCCGCGTGGTCCGGGGTTTTTGCCCTCGCCGACGATTCCGGGCTCGTGGTGGACGCCCTGGACGGAAGACCCGGCGTGCAGTCGGCGAGGTTCGCTGGAGAGGATGGAAACACGGAGGCCAACAACGCCCTGCTCCTCGATATGATGAAGGGCGTGCCGGAGGGAAGCAGGACAGCCCACTTTCAGTGCGTCATGTCCCTGGCGGCCCCGGACGGGCGTACCTGGGAAACCGACGGCCGGGTGGACGGCGAGATCACGGGCGGCATGGCGGGCGCGGGCGGGTTCGGTTACGATCCGCTGTTTTTCTACCCACCCGCCGGGAAGACCTTCGCCGAGATGGACCCCGGGGAGAAGAACTCGGTCAGCCACCGTGCGGCGGCCCTCAGGAAGATGGCGAAACTTATCCCTTTCCTGCCCTAG
- a CDS encoding N-acetylmuramoyl-L-alanine amidase gives MSSPLRIALVLFFSLILLLAPSAQSGAGTIMITGNDTIPGTAASLNLSDGRLILGDIVKVFSLRTSMDLLGERLDLVGDGGSCRLLLDSPLVLSRGLFAVLTSPLGTAGSALSVPLDFLTKVLPALIGRAVSLDGEDSMTVGSPGTGSFDGIPVEDLPRYASFIERDKYQQPVDIKKVNHGLRVVVLDPGHGGRSSGAHGNAGTVEKALVLSVTEKLKTMLEDDLGIKVVLTRTADYFVGLKERTAIANNNRADLFVSVHANAAFREGVNGCETYYLSFSASDLEASQLAQVENKALGINGDLRQGPILEAILWDMAQLEFLNESGQVASRVQKSMVKTLNVRDRGVRQAPLAVLVGARMPAILVEIGFITNPAEEINLDRDPYQTRIARALFDAIADYNRALIRGEVRTESP, from the coding sequence ATGTCCTCTCCCCTGCGCATTGCCCTGGTACTTTTTTTCTCCCTGATTCTCCTACTCGCCCCTTCCGCCCAGTCCGGCGCCGGGACTATCATGATCACGGGTAATGACACGATCCCCGGGACGGCCGCCTCCCTGAACCTTTCTGACGGCAGGTTGATCCTGGGCGACATCGTGAAGGTCTTCTCCCTGCGCACCAGCATGGACCTGCTCGGGGAGAGGCTGGACCTTGTGGGAGACGGAGGTTCCTGCCGTCTCCTGTTGGACTCGCCTCTCGTCCTTTCCAGGGGGCTTTTCGCCGTTCTCACCTCCCCTCTGGGTACTGCAGGGAGTGCCTTGTCGGTGCCTCTGGATTTTCTTACCAAGGTTCTCCCGGCCCTGATCGGGCGGGCCGTTTCCCTCGATGGGGAGGATTCGATGACCGTAGGATCCCCCGGAACCGGGTCCTTCGACGGAATCCCCGTGGAAGATCTGCCCCGGTACGCATCCTTTATCGAGCGTGATAAGTATCAACAACCCGTTGACATCAAGAAGGTCAACCATGGCCTGAGGGTCGTGGTCCTTGACCCCGGGCACGGCGGTCGGAGCAGTGGAGCCCATGGAAACGCGGGAACCGTGGAAAAGGCCCTCGTGCTTTCCGTTACCGAAAAGCTCAAGACCATGCTGGAGGATGATCTGGGGATAAAGGTGGTGCTTACCCGGACCGCCGACTACTTCGTGGGTCTGAAAGAGAGAACCGCCATCGCCAACAACAACCGTGCCGATCTGTTCGTGAGTGTTCACGCCAATGCCGCCTTCCGTGAGGGGGTGAACGGTTGCGAGACCTATTATCTGAGCTTTTCGGCCAGTGATCTGGAAGCATCCCAACTTGCCCAGGTTGAGAACAAGGCGCTCGGGATTAACGGCGACCTGAGGCAAGGGCCTATCCTTGAAGCAATCCTCTGGGATATGGCCCAGCTGGAGTTCCTCAACGAGAGCGGGCAGGTGGCATCCCGTGTTCAAAAGAGCATGGTCAAGACCCTGAACGTTCGGGATCGTGGGGTCAGACAGGCGCCCCTGGCCGTACTCGTGGGCGCCAGAATGCCGGCGATCCTGGTGGAGATCGGATTTATCACCAATCCCGCGGAGGAGATCAACCTTGATCGGGATCCATATCAGACAAGAATAGCGAGGGCCCTCTTTGACGCCATTGCCGACTACAATCGGGCCTTGATTCGCGGTGAGGTCAGGACGGAGAGCCCATGA